One genomic region from Streptomyces sp. NBC_01304 encodes:
- the dnaJ gene encoding molecular chaperone DnaJ: MATDYYAVLGVRRDASQDEIKKAFRRLARELHPDVNPDPKTQERFKEINAAYEVLSDPQKKQVYDLGGDPLSQSGGAGAGFGQGGFGNFSDIMDAFFGTASQRGPRSRTRRGQDAMIRLEIELDEAAFGTTKDIQVDTAIVCTTCSGEGAAPGTTAQTCDMCRGRGEVSQVTRSFLGQVMTSRPCPQCQGFGTVVPTPCPECAGDGRVRSRRTLTVKIPAGVDNGTRIQLAGEGEVGPGGGPAGDLYVEIHELPHTVFQRRGDDLHCTVTIPMTAASLGTKVPLETLDGMEEIDIRPGTQSGQSVPLHQRGVTHLRGGGRGDLIVHVEVLTPSKLDPEQEALLRQLAQLRGEERPTGQFQPGQQGLFSRLKDAFNGR; the protein is encoded by the coding sequence GTGGCCACGGACTACTACGCCGTGCTCGGCGTGCGCCGCGACGCTTCCCAGGACGAGATCAAGAAGGCCTTCCGCAGGCTGGCCCGTGAGCTTCACCCGGATGTGAATCCGGACCCGAAGACCCAGGAGCGGTTCAAGGAGATCAACGCCGCCTACGAGGTGCTCTCCGACCCGCAGAAGAAGCAGGTCTACGACCTCGGCGGGGACCCGCTGTCCCAGTCGGGCGGCGCGGGCGCCGGCTTCGGCCAGGGCGGCTTCGGGAACTTCTCGGACATCATGGACGCCTTCTTCGGCACGGCCTCGCAGCGCGGCCCGCGCTCGCGGACCCGCCGGGGCCAGGACGCCATGATCCGGCTCGAGATCGAGCTGGACGAGGCGGCCTTCGGGACCACCAAGGACATCCAGGTCGACACCGCGATCGTGTGTACGACCTGTTCCGGCGAGGGCGCCGCGCCGGGCACCACGGCCCAGACCTGTGACATGTGTCGCGGTCGCGGTGAGGTCTCGCAGGTCACGCGGTCCTTCCTCGGCCAGGTCATGACTTCGCGGCCGTGCCCGCAGTGCCAGGGCTTCGGGACCGTCGTACCGACCCCGTGCCCGGAGTGTGCGGGTGACGGGCGGGTACGTTCCCGGCGCACGCTCACCGTGAAGATCCCGGCCGGTGTGGACAACGGCACGCGGATCCAGCTCGCCGGTGAGGGCGAGGTCGGGCCCGGTGGCGGTCCCGCCGGTGACCTGTACGTCGAGATCCACGAGCTGCCGCACACGGTGTTCCAGCGGCGCGGCGACGATCTGCACTGCACGGTGACCATCCCGATGACGGCGGCCTCGCTCGGTACGAAGGTGCCGCTCGAGACGCTGGACGGGATGGAGGAGATCGACATCCGTCCCGGGACGCAGTCCGGGCAGTCCGTGCCGCTGCACCAGCGAGGCGTAACGCATCTGCGTGGTGGTGGCCGGGGTGACCTGATCGTCCACGTCGAGGTGCTGACGCCCTCGAAGCTCGATCCCGAGCAGGAAGCGTTGCTGCGGCAGCTTGCGCAGCTGCGTGGCGAGGAGCGGCCCACCGGGCAGTTCCAGCCGGGGCAGCAGGGGCTGTTCTCGCGGTTGAAGGATGCTTTCAACGGGCGCTGA